In the Fibrobacter sp. genome, one interval contains:
- a CDS encoding M15 family metallopeptidase: MTDNAMMDCFGFRSVESSDFVNVDGYFVDKEVLPFYNKLKERLAEDGFALRLESGYRPFERQLSIWNRKASGELKLLDANGVPMERPADEEKLMYAILTWSALPGASRHHLGSDLDVVDGNACPEDYEVQLTPAECNGMFATFHQRLTQLMDAGGAFGFSRVFVPGRGKIQPELWHIAHLPTSRKRLENFSLAELRRVYERTDIACKSALLDNLNRLAEDYIYPYFI; the protein is encoded by the coding sequence ATGACCGATAATGCAATGATGGATTGTTTCGGATTCAGAAGTGTAGAATCTTCTGATTTTGTCAATGTAGATGGTTACTTTGTTGACAAAGAAGTTCTTCCTTTTTATAACAAATTAAAAGAACGATTGGCCGAAGATGGCTTCGCTCTTCGCCTGGAATCTGGTTATAGGCCCTTTGAACGTCAGTTGAGTATTTGGAACCGCAAGGCTTCCGGTGAATTGAAGTTGCTGGATGCTAACGGGGTTCCTATGGAACGTCCTGCCGACGAAGAAAAGTTGATGTACGCCATTCTTACATGGTCCGCTCTTCCTGGGGCTAGCCGTCATCATCTTGGTTCCGACTTGGATGTAGTGGATGGTAACGCTTGTCCCGAAGATTATGAAGTGCAGTTGACTCCTGCGGAATGCAACGGCATGTTCGCGACCTTCCATCAGAGGCTGACGCAGTTGATGGATGCTGGGGGAGCCTTTGGTTTTAGTCGAGTCTTTGTTCCGGGTCGCGGAAAAATTCAGCCGGAGCTGTGGCATATCGCTCATTTGCCCACGTCTAGAAAACGCTTGGAAAACTTCTCTCTGGCGGAGCTCCGTCGCGTCTACGAACGCACTGATATCGCATGCAAATCTGCTTTGCTGGACAATTTGAATCGTCTGGCAGAAGACTACATCTACCCGTATTTCATCTAG
- the ruvC gene encoding crossover junction endodeoxyribonuclease RuvC produces MIILGIDPGSITTGYAFLDTGENSPKVLEYGVLHASESKPLEDRLLHIITELEKLLDKYRPEALSMEGVFFYKNPKSALVLGHIRGAVLVACRRRGMTYNEYPPTVVKQAVTGTGNAPKEQVANMIFARLGIERGDLPLDASDALAIAWTHANPAPMAAALAGTTKKKSKVASRKKKATTKQWMDLIEKMGGTIQ; encoded by the coding sequence ATGATTATCCTCGGAATTGACCCTGGTTCCATCACAACGGGGTATGCTTTTTTAGATACGGGTGAAAATAGCCCGAAAGTTCTGGAGTATGGCGTTCTTCATGCTTCAGAATCTAAGCCGTTGGAAGACCGCTTGTTGCATATCATTACGGAACTGGAAAAACTGCTGGATAAGTACCGCCCCGAGGCGCTCAGTATGGAAGGAGTATTCTTCTACAAGAATCCTAAAAGTGCCTTGGTGCTGGGACATATCCGTGGTGCAGTGCTGGTGGCATGCAGGCGCCGAGGGATGACCTACAATGAATATCCTCCCACAGTCGTAAAACAAGCTGTAACAGGCACGGGTAACGCCCCGAAGGAACAAGTGGCCAATATGATTTTTGCCCGTCTTGGAATTGAACGGGGAGACTTGCCTCTTGATGCGTCTGATGCCTTGGCCATTGCGTGGACTCACGCAAATCCTGCTCCCATGGCGGCTGCATTGGCGGGCACAACAAAGAAGAAGTCCAAAGTGGCTTCCCGTAAGAAAAAGGCTACGACAAAGCAGTGGATGGACTTGATTGAAAAAATGGGAGGAACTATACAATGA
- a CDS encoding CHC2 zinc finger domain-containing protein has protein sequence MLIDQEHAGIIMRAKTHPRQLGIPLSRWGRNLIACCPFHSPEETSLFFYDALGYWRYRCLQCGSEGDLVEFVMRSRFNGMEEPAARAEALDFLGTLEQEHEPKQDEHPWIKEIGGEKSKVLENFVRYCHWAACKSPSSAEFLQSRGWSIGQAQLYGIGYYSGDPEPFVSYCMLSGIERHQISFYLDNLEAYREPRITIPARNSKGLIHSVYGRVLDDSDSNHTYVSYASGPSDIPFNIQAENAKPIIVEGFFDALTADLAGIPGVVSTMYQELSLSHLYKLKACGADSVTVILRREQDRREQEYRIQKYLKMAEELDLKFKSIVLPKEETVDLVVRKNGADQLLNLIQQTEEDTVHTHRRSMLLQDIKENFDIAMGCPPDVRVGYSLNTFPKLTKTIDGIQSGCFYVSSKPFGLKTTLMSSMALDLLQSNPKLKLIYIALETPRRQIFDRLVAMLIGESVLTVRKQSEDEAMNQKILEATRELMGFVRSNRLEIWDDQPEFDNMEFIATLKEEAKEHPNLVVFIDGIDHLKITDYFDLTDIHERRSSVILDLYKALDIPLFIGGELVDSEHGLVGPRAYLRDSDAIYWLESKGGNLFLTVNSKRLGSSQVYQGNLSIDPLSNKMQEET, from the coding sequence ATGCTTATAGATCAAGAACATGCCGGTATTATCATGCGTGCAAAGACCCACCCGCGTCAGTTGGGAATTCCTCTGAGCCGTTGGGGTCGTAACCTTATCGCTTGCTGCCCGTTCCACTCTCCTGAAGAAACGTCCCTGTTCTTCTACGATGCCCTGGGATACTGGCGCTACCGTTGCTTGCAGTGCGGCAGCGAAGGCGACTTGGTTGAATTCGTGATGCGTAGCCGTTTCAATGGAATGGAAGAACCGGCAGCTCGCGCAGAAGCTTTGGATTTCCTCGGAACTTTGGAACAGGAACACGAACCGAAACAGGATGAACATCCTTGGATCAAGGAAATCGGCGGCGAGAAATCCAAGGTCCTTGAAAACTTTGTCCGTTACTGCCATTGGGCCGCTTGCAAGAGCCCCTCTTCCGCAGAATTCCTGCAGTCCCGTGGATGGAGCATTGGTCAGGCCCAGCTCTACGGTATTGGCTACTACAGCGGCGATCCGGAGCCGTTCGTCAGCTACTGTATGCTTTCCGGCATCGAACGCCACCAGATCAGTTTCTATCTGGATAACCTTGAAGCATATCGTGAACCGCGCATTACTATTCCGGCCCGCAACTCCAAGGGTTTGATTCACTCCGTGTACGGTCGTGTTCTCGATGACAGCGACAGTAACCACACCTACGTTTCCTACGCTTCCGGTCCCAGCGACATCCCGTTCAACATCCAGGCTGAAAATGCAAAGCCTATTATTGTTGAAGGTTTCTTTGACGCTTTGACCGCAGATCTGGCCGGCATTCCGGGCGTAGTTTCCACCATGTACCAGGAACTATCCCTCAGCCACTTGTACAAGCTGAAGGCCTGTGGTGCAGATTCCGTTACTGTGATCCTCCGCCGCGAACAGGACCGTCGCGAGCAGGAATACCGCATTCAGAAGTATTTGAAGATGGCGGAAGAATTGGATTTGAAGTTCAAGTCCATCGTCCTCCCCAAGGAAGAAACCGTTGACCTGGTGGTTCGTAAGAATGGCGCAGACCAATTGCTGAATCTTATCCAGCAGACAGAAGAAGACACCGTTCACACCCACCGTCGTTCCATGCTTTTGCAGGACATCAAGGAAAACTTCGACATTGCCATGGGCTGCCCCCCGGATGTTCGTGTCGGCTATTCCTTAAATACCTTCCCCAAGTTGACCAAGACTATTGACGGCATCCAGTCCGGCTGTTTCTACGTATCTTCCAAGCCCTTCGGCCTCAAGACCACATTGATGTCCAGTATGGCCCTGGATTTGCTCCAGAGCAACCCCAAGCTGAAGCTGATCTATATCGCACTAGAAACGCCCCGCCGTCAGATTTTCGATCGTCTTGTAGCAATGCTCATCGGCGAATCTGTTCTTACCGTTCGTAAGCAGAGCGAAGACGAAGCCATGAATCAGAAGATTCTAGAAGCTACCCGCGAACTGATGGGATTTGTCCGTAGTAACCGTCTTGAAATTTGGGACGACCAGCCCGAATTCGACAACATGGAATTTATCGCCACCCTCAAGGAAGAAGCCAAGGAACATCCGAACCTGGTTGTATTCATTGATGGCATCGACCACTTGAAGATTACCGACTACTTTGATTTGACTGATATTCACGAACGTCGTTCTTCCGTGATTCTTGACCTGTACAAGGCTCTGGACATTCCGCTGTTCATTGGTGGCGAATTAGTTGACTCCGAACACGGTCTCGTTGGCCCCCGCGCGTACCTCCGCGATTCCGACGCCATCTACTGGTTGGAATCCAAGGGTGGCAATTTGTTCCTGACAGTGAATTCCAAGCGTTTGGGCAGCAGCCAAGTGTACCAAGGCAACTTGTCCATCGACCCGCTTTCTAACAAGATGCAGGAAGAAACCTAA
- a CDS encoding glycosyltransferase, with amino-acid sequence MFTIVDFNNFWSPSGGGVRRYHLQKMAFYEQQNEVLSVFVMPDSKTFTEKKSDGLIIEHVEAFRFPGNWEYRFIWKQSQIRPILKKYMPDMIEVGSPYILPSVIRCAAKKICPQAALLSFWHADFPITYVERPVTNKLGSTLGALCKKIAFWYARQEFKKYDGVQVSCKEVLDRCDANGLPKSHWIPLGCDIQMFSPEKRDEELVQKLKDGDPERLTIFFPHRFCEEKGIELLLGAYDILSAKLKSEPALVLAGTGPYLPQVQEAVQKHPRIQYAGFIKSIDEMARHYASVDLGLALSGWETFGLSILESMACGNAQIGASTGAAAEHVKESNAGAILENRTAESLANAIIELYHSDLSQKKLNARSYAEKFSWNDCFKRQLNLYKEISQQKRK; translated from the coding sequence ATGTTCACTATCGTTGATTTCAATAATTTCTGGAGCCCGTCGGGAGGCGGTGTTCGTCGATACCATCTGCAGAAAATGGCATTCTACGAGCAGCAAAACGAAGTCCTTTCCGTCTTCGTGATGCCAGACTCCAAGACATTCACAGAAAAGAAAAGCGACGGCTTAATTATTGAGCACGTGGAAGCATTCCGCTTTCCGGGAAACTGGGAGTACCGTTTTATCTGGAAGCAATCCCAGATCCGACCCATTCTTAAAAAGTACATGCCGGACATGATCGAAGTAGGTTCGCCCTACATTCTTCCGTCCGTCATTCGTTGCGCCGCAAAAAAGATTTGCCCCCAGGCAGCACTCCTAAGCTTTTGGCACGCCGACTTCCCTATCACCTATGTGGAACGTCCCGTCACCAACAAACTGGGATCAACCCTCGGCGCCCTTTGCAAGAAAATTGCATTCTGGTACGCCCGTCAGGAATTCAAGAAGTACGACGGCGTCCAGGTTTCCTGCAAGGAAGTTCTAGACCGCTGCGATGCAAATGGTTTGCCCAAGTCCCATTGGATTCCCCTGGGTTGCGACATACAGATGTTCTCTCCCGAAAAGCGAGACGAAGAACTTGTCCAGAAGCTGAAGGACGGCGACCCCGAACGTTTGACCATATTCTTCCCCCATCGTTTCTGCGAAGAGAAAGGTATAGAACTTCTGCTTGGTGCATACGATATTCTTTCTGCCAAGCTGAAGAGTGAGCCAGCCCTTGTGTTGGCCGGCACTGGTCCCTACCTCCCCCAGGTTCAGGAGGCCGTGCAGAAGCACCCGCGCATCCAATACGCAGGTTTTATCAAGTCTATTGACGAAATGGCAAGGCACTACGCTAGCGTAGATCTCGGTTTGGCCCTTTCCGGTTGGGAAACATTCGGTCTCTCCATTCTTGAAAGCATGGCTTGCGGAAACGCCCAGATTGGCGCCAGCACTGGGGCTGCAGCAGAGCATGTCAAGGAATCCAATGCTGGAGCAATCCTTGAGAACCGCACTGCAGAATCCTTGGCAAACGCCATCATCGAACTTTATCATTCTGACTTATCTCAGAAGAAACTTAACGCACGCAGCTACGCAGAGAAGTTCAGTTGGAACGACTGCTTCAAACGTCAGCTCAACCTTTACAAAGAAATTTCACAACAAAAAAGGAAATAA
- a CDS encoding Dabb family protein, producing the protein MIRHIVWWKLKAEAEGATAKENGEKLVAAFHALEGKIPGLVSIESGLNFNKSELGNGDVEYDIALDTTFRTKEALDFYQGHPDHQAIVGFVKKVVVERRAVDFEY; encoded by the coding sequence ATGATCAGACACATTGTTTGGTGGAAGTTGAAGGCAGAAGCCGAAGGCGCTACCGCAAAGGAAAATGGAGAAAAGCTGGTTGCTGCATTCCATGCTTTGGAAGGCAAGATTCCGGGACTCGTTAGCATCGAATCCGGTTTAAATTTCAACAAGTCCGAACTGGGCAATGGCGACGTCGAATACGATATCGCTCTCGACACCACCTTCCGCACCAAGGAAGCTCTGGACTTCTACCAGGGTCACCCGGATCACCAGGCTATCGTCGGCTTCGTGAAGAAGGTCGTGGTGGAACGCCGCGCCGTCGACTTCGAATACTAA
- a CDS encoding MMPL family transporter, with protein MSKPSLQERFSKWYIPLICKHKYKALAFYLILALLCAYPILVKPGLKLDADLSHLLPEDTPSVIALQESYTRFGSADRFTIAIQSEDPEIVAAMQDSISAYIRENWKDDFVSIQIDDNNQFFKDNALLYLPVTHLERIRDNLEDLQLEIGRKNGPLVVDLLGDGAAEVEEKKERIWFDANLPQELGLPDEAIGAFASFLKKSKDTTKAEKAADEWHPKDPVPAHLRTRLMGCPKPDSTGKILFNGVVNAKLIKPSTDYEFVTRILARTDTLLTHFNGKKFDVPTRFTVEGTYEGLKEVDEVANDSIFSFGISLILIFFLTTFFFRSFKGPILVTCSVLYACVPTFAFTAIFYGKLSPFTVFVASIILGIGIDYSIHILGTAQKMLHKFATLEEVLEEAQKKMLKPFILASFTTIAAFLTLLAAHFKGFYEFGVVASVGVLFSMMTSVLFLPVLIKCMGGIPAAPQNSLLPKSWSEAQIAKFFKGAAVVGLIFGLGALYYAPNVDFEHNLKNLRRVSTVETTKKNKISTKVTRNSYKAVTSTPAAVMGSKQEQLDKLHDTLMYRLNVDKDTVLGSFLTLRSFVPPEDSQKIRLEVIEEIRDLVEARVFDRAEGEDSTNIANLRQMAAVENTFSAEDIPSWTLDILREKDGSYGKIGFIYGNFPSWDANALHDFQERYGHWNFDGENLRTFSSQFILSDVIESVKQDSFRLALAIILVIFATLAISFRKPKLFVSGCIAFGMGTLLTLGLLGFLTHFFEYGKISIYNVIVIPMTLGIGIDATIHFITSWSSSKDMTLRQLMDTTGRNVIASSLTTVAGFVGFLFTSHRGLKGIGDLACIGISVFLVASVIFSMFLCSTWLKKNK; from the coding sequence ATGTCGAAACCCTCTCTTCAAGAAAGATTTTCCAAGTGGTATATTCCGCTAATTTGTAAGCACAAGTACAAGGCTCTAGCTTTTTATTTGATCCTTGCCCTGCTTTGTGCTTATCCGATTCTGGTTAAGCCAGGCTTGAAATTGGATGCCGACCTTTCTCATCTTCTTCCTGAAGACACTCCCAGTGTCATTGCCCTTCAGGAGTCCTACACTCGCTTTGGTAGCGCAGACCGTTTTACCATCGCAATCCAAAGTGAAGACCCCGAGATTGTTGCAGCAATGCAGGACTCCATTAGCGCCTACATTCGTGAGAACTGGAAGGATGACTTTGTCTCTATCCAGATAGATGACAACAATCAGTTCTTCAAGGACAATGCTCTTCTTTATCTTCCGGTGACCCATCTGGAACGAATCCGTGACAATCTCGAAGACCTGCAGCTGGAAATCGGTCGTAAGAATGGCCCCTTGGTTGTGGACCTTCTGGGTGATGGCGCTGCCGAAGTAGAAGAAAAAAAGGAACGTATTTGGTTCGATGCCAACCTTCCTCAGGAATTGGGCTTGCCCGACGAAGCCATCGGTGCTTTCGCCTCTTTCCTTAAGAAGTCCAAGGATACAACGAAAGCAGAAAAGGCTGCCGATGAATGGCATCCCAAGGATCCTGTTCCTGCACACTTAAGAACTCGTTTGATGGGTTGTCCCAAGCCTGATAGCACTGGCAAGATTCTTTTCAACGGTGTTGTGAATGCTAAGCTGATCAAGCCTTCTACCGACTACGAATTCGTAACTCGCATTCTTGCTCGTACTGATACCTTGCTTACTCATTTCAACGGAAAGAAGTTTGATGTTCCTACCCGCTTTACCGTGGAAGGCACTTACGAAGGCTTGAAGGAAGTGGACGAAGTTGCTAATGACAGTATCTTCTCCTTTGGCATTAGCTTGATTCTGATTTTCTTCTTGACAACTTTCTTCTTCCGCAGTTTCAAGGGCCCCATTCTGGTGACCTGCTCTGTACTTTACGCTTGCGTGCCTACATTTGCTTTCACCGCAATCTTCTACGGTAAGTTGAGTCCTTTCACCGTGTTTGTGGCGTCTATTATTTTGGGTATTGGTATTGACTACTCCATCCATATTCTGGGTACCGCACAGAAGATGCTCCATAAGTTTGCAACTTTGGAAGAAGTTCTGGAAGAAGCCCAGAAGAAAATGCTGAAGCCTTTTATTCTGGCTAGCTTTACCACTATCGCCGCTTTCTTGACTTTGCTTGCAGCTCACTTCAAGGGCTTCTACGAATTTGGTGTGGTTGCTTCTGTGGGTGTGCTGTTCAGTATGATGACTTCCGTGTTGTTCCTGCCGGTGCTTATCAAGTGCATGGGTGGTATTCCTGCTGCGCCTCAGAATAGTCTTTTGCCCAAGTCTTGGAGCGAAGCTCAAATTGCCAAGTTCTTCAAGGGTGCTGCCGTTGTTGGTTTGATCTTTGGCCTTGGAGCTCTTTACTATGCGCCGAATGTGGACTTTGAACACAACCTGAAGAATCTGCGCCGAGTTTCTACGGTGGAAACCACCAAGAAGAACAAGATTTCTACTAAGGTTACAAGAAACAGCTATAAGGCTGTGACTTCGACTCCGGCGGCAGTGATGGGTTCCAAGCAGGAACAGCTGGATAAATTGCACGATACTTTGATGTATCGCCTTAACGTGGACAAAGATACGGTACTGGGCAGCTTCCTTACCTTGAGAAGCTTTGTTCCGCCTGAGGATTCCCAGAAGATTCGCTTGGAAGTTATCGAAGAAATTCGTGACCTGGTGGAAGCCCGCGTCTTTGATCGCGCCGAAGGTGAAGATTCTACAAACATTGCAAATCTCCGCCAGATGGCCGCTGTGGAAAATACTTTCTCTGCCGAAGACATTCCTAGCTGGACTTTGGACATTCTTCGCGAAAAGGATGGCTCCTATGGTAAGATCGGCTTTATCTACGGTAACTTCCCCAGCTGGGATGCCAACGCCTTGCATGACTTCCAGGAACGTTATGGTCATTGGAACTTCGATGGCGAAAATCTTCGCACCTTCTCCTCTCAATTCATTCTTTCTGATGTGATTGAATCTGTGAAGCAGGACAGCTTTAGATTGGCCCTCGCCATTATTCTCGTAATCTTTGCAACCTTGGCCATTTCTTTCCGCAAGCCCAAGCTTTTTGTTAGCGGTTGCATTGCCTTTGGTATGGGCACCTTGCTCACTCTTGGTTTGCTGGGATTCCTGACTCATTTCTTTGAGTACGGTAAAATCAGTATCTACAACGTGATTGTGATTCCGATGACGCTGGGCATAGGCATTGACGCAACAATCCACTTCATTACTTCCTGGTCCTCCAGCAAGGATATGACTTTGCGTCAGTTGATGGATACAACTGGACGTAACGTGATTGCAAGCTCCTTGACTACGGTGGCGGGCTTCGTAGGATTCCTCTTTACGAGCCATCGCGGCTTGAAGGGTATTGGTGACTTGGCTTGCATTGGTATTTCCGTATTCCTTGTGGCTAGCGTTATTTTCTCCATGTTCCTTTGCAGCACTTGGTTGAAAAAGAACAAGTAA